The genomic region CGCGTGGGTGCGCGAAACGGCGGCCGGCTTCACGGCCGCGGTTCCCACGGGCTGGTCGGCCGACCGCAGCGACCCGAGCGTCGGCTCGGTGTACCGGTCGGGCGACCAAAGCGCGCTGCTCCAGATCTTCCGGGCCACCGAGGACACCATGACGGCCTGCGAGGTCCTCGCCGACTCCACGAAGCAGCTGGGCGCGAAACCGGGATTCCGGGAGATCTCCCGGAATCCCGTGGACGGTTCCGGCTGCGAGCTGGTCTTCGAGTACGCCGATCCGGCCTCGACCGCCCCGCCCAGCCACGCGGTCGAACGGCTCCTCGTCGCCGCCGACCGCAGCCGGTGGGTGATCATGGTCACCGGCCCCAGCAGCGACAAGCCGCTGATCCGCACGCACCTCACGGCGGTCGTCCAGTCCTTCCGGCCGGTCTGATCAGCCCTTCGCGTACATGCCGGGCGTGTAGTGCCCGGGCACCATGCGGGTGGTGACGCCGATGCGGTTCCAGACGTTGATCGTCGCGATGACGGCGATCAGCTGGGCCAGCTCGCGCTCCTCGAAGTGCTTCGCGGCCTTCTCGTACACCTCGTCGGGCACGAAGCCTTCCGTCAGGACGGTGACCGCCTCGGTGAACTCGATCGCGGCGAGCTCCTTCTCGGTGTAGAAGTGCCGCGACTCCTCCCAGGCGGTGAGCTGCACGATCCGCTCGACGCTCTCACCGGCCGCGATCGCGTCCTTGGAGTGCATGTCCAGGCAGAAGGCGCAGTG from Streptomyces sp. NBC_00190 harbors:
- a CDS encoding carboxymuconolactone decarboxylase family protein, with protein sequence MTNAHEHTPRMNMAKAAPEVYKAVLALEIAAKKGLDPALVELVKIRASQLNHCAFCLDMHSKDAIAAGESVERIVQLTAWEESRHFYTEKELAAIEFTEAVTVLTEGFVPDEVYEKAAKHFEERELAQLIAVIATINVWNRIGVTTRMVPGHYTPGMYAKG